From the Entomomonas sp. E2T0 genome, one window contains:
- a CDS encoding TatD family hydrolase, producing MPYLVDSHCHLDYLKLEAVAGGLDTVLQQARDKGVKQFLTIGVSKDNTSTVQAIAEKYADVYCSVGIHPLDLTDKQPVSLAWLLQALDHPKVVAIGETGLDFHYQAETAKEQQASFELHLEAAHQTAKPVIIHTREAKKLTLDILKQTALPQAGVLHCFTEDWEMAKAALDLGYYISLSGIVTFRNADMLREVAKKVPNDRLLVETDSPYLAPIPYRGKSNLPEYVKEVASFIAELRNMPFEAFAEMTTANFYRLFPLATPSGLK from the coding sequence ATACAGTTCTTCAGCAAGCTAGAGATAAAGGTGTCAAGCAGTTCTTAACCATTGGTGTTAGTAAAGATAATACCTCTACCGTTCAAGCAATTGCTGAAAAGTATGCTGACGTATATTGTTCCGTGGGTATTCATCCCTTAGATTTGACAGATAAGCAGCCAGTTAGCTTAGCTTGGTTGTTACAAGCACTTGATCATCCTAAAGTAGTGGCCATCGGTGAGACTGGGCTTGATTTTCACTATCAAGCAGAAACAGCTAAAGAACAGCAAGCCTCCTTTGAGCTTCACTTAGAAGCAGCACACCAAACAGCCAAGCCTGTTATTATTCATACCCGAGAAGCAAAAAAACTAACCTTAGATATATTAAAACAAACAGCTTTACCCCAAGCAGGTGTACTGCATTGTTTTACTGAGGATTGGGAAATGGCTAAGGCAGCTTTGGATTTAGGTTACTATATCTCCTTATCAGGTATTGTGACATTTCGTAATGCAGATATGTTGCGAGAGGTGGCAAAAAAAGTACCTAATGATCGATTATTAGTTGAAACAGATTCGCCTTATTTAGCACCTATACCTTATCGTGGTAAATCTAACTTACCTGAATATGTAAAAGAAGTAGCAAGCTTTATCGCTGAATTAAGAAATATGCCTTTTGAAGCTTTTGCAGAGATGACAACGGCCAATTTTTATCGTCTTTTTCCATTGGCAACACCATCAGGCTTAAAATAA
- a CDS encoding TRL-like family protein: MKKIVGLMGLAILLTGCAGNMSPVGFGFITDVKGPITATDNAVGSKSGTSCAKNVLGLYASGDASILSAKQNAGIRKVSTVDYSSNGIYPFYGKTCVMVTGE; the protein is encoded by the coding sequence ATGAAAAAGATAGTTGGTTTAATGGGGTTGGCGATTTTATTAACAGGTTGTGCTGGTAATATGTCGCCAGTTGGCTTTGGTTTCATAACAGATGTGAAAGGACCAATTACAGCCACTGATAATGCTGTTGGCTCAAAATCTGGTACATCTTGCGCTAAAAACGTTTTAGGACTCTATGCTTCAGGTGATGCTTCTATTTTATCAGCGAAACAAAATGCGGGCATCAGAAAAGTATCAACAGTAGATTATTCTTCTAATGGTATATATCCATTTTATGGCAAAACATGCGTAATGGTTACTGGAGAGTAA
- the pheS gene encoding phenylalanine--tRNA ligase subunit alpha has protein sequence MENLDGLVAKALQAIAVTDDVNAVEQLRVQYLGKKGELTQVMKTLGDLSPEDRPKVGALINSAKEKVQLALNAQKDTLEQAALNKKLTAEQIDVTLPGRGQATGSIHPITRTLERIESFFTNIGYSVEEGPEVEDDYHNFEALNIPGHHPARTMHDTFYFNANMLLRTHTSPVQVRTMEAKQPPIRVVCPGRVYRSDSDMTHSPMFHQVEGLLVDTDISFADLKGTIEEFLRVFFEKEFAVRFRPSFFPFTEPSAEVDIQCVMCSGKGCRVCKQTGWLEVMGCGMVHPNVLKMSGVDPEKYSGFAFGMGAERLAMLRYGVNDLRLFFDNDLRFLSQFR, from the coding sequence ATGGAAAATCTGGATGGGTTAGTGGCTAAAGCTTTACAAGCAATAGCAGTAACTGATGATGTAAATGCTGTGGAGCAATTAAGAGTACAGTATTTAGGTAAGAAAGGCGAGTTAACGCAAGTAATGAAAACTTTGGGTGATTTATCGCCTGAAGATCGCCCTAAGGTAGGGGCATTAATTAATTCAGCAAAAGAAAAAGTACAGTTAGCATTAAATGCTCAAAAGGATACTTTAGAGCAAGCCGCACTGAATAAAAAATTAACAGCAGAACAAATCGATGTAACTTTACCTGGTAGAGGACAAGCTACGGGGAGTATTCACCCAATTACTCGTACTTTAGAGCGTATTGAGAGTTTCTTCACTAATATTGGTTATAGTGTTGAAGAAGGCCCTGAAGTAGAAGATGATTATCATAACTTTGAAGCATTAAATATTCCTGGTCACCATCCAGCCAGAACAATGCATGATACCTTCTATTTTAATGCTAACATGTTATTACGTACTCATACTTCGCCTGTGCAAGTAAGAACCATGGAAGCGAAACAGCCGCCTATTCGTGTGGTTTGTCCTGGCCGTGTTTACCGTAGTGACTCAGATATGACACATTCCCCTATGTTCCATCAAGTAGAGGGATTATTGGTTGATACAGATATAAGTTTTGCAGATTTAAAAGGAACCATTGAAGAGTTTCTAAGAGTATTCTTCGAGAAAGAGTTTGCAGTACGTTTCCGTCCATCTTTTTTTCCATTTACAGAGCCTTCAGCAGAAGTAGATATTCAATGTGTGATGTGTAGTGGCAAAGGTTGTCGTGTTTGTAAGCAAACAGGCTGGTTAGAGGTAATGGGGTGTGGCATGGTGCATCCTAATGTATTGAAGATGTCGGGGGTTGATCCAGAGAAGTATTCAGGATTTGCTTTTGGTATGGGAGCTGAGCGATTAGCTATGTTACGTTATGGCGTTAATGATTTACGCCTGTTCTTCGATAACGATTTACGATTTTTATCGCAATTTCGTTAA
- the pheT gene encoding phenylalanine--tRNA ligase subunit beta: MKFSENWLRSLVNPNVSQDDLIARLSMAGLEVDSVEPVAQQFTGVVVGEIVSIEQHPDADKLRVCQVTNGTETLQVVCGAPNARQGLKVPFALLGAKLPGDFSIKKAKLRGIESNGMLCSAKELGVSEDHAGLMELPVDAPVGKDFREYLSLDDIVIEVDLTPNRGDCLSMRGIAREVGALYNTPVAEFDTHTVASTINDQISIDVMNTNGCPRYLGRIIRNVDVTKPTPMWMVERLRRSGIRSIDAVVDVTNYVMIELGQPMHAFDLAEIDQGIVVRMAYEDEQLTLLNEQQVKLRNDTLVIADHTKPLAIAGVMGGEHSGISNKTKDLLLESAFFDIITIAGKARSYGLHTDASQRYERGVDWQLARPAMERATTLLLEIIGGEAGPIVEAVSEQNLPTINSVTLRAERIEKVLGIELTNQEVEQLLKPLGVTLQVKAEGIWQVTVPSYRYDLAIEEDLIEEIARLYGYNRLPVRYPQARLAPHANKQEAEVNKKSLRDLLVARGYQESITYSFIDPKLFKLFNPEHEPLMLANPISNDMSAMRVSLWPGLIKTLQHNLNRQQNRVRIFEIGLRFEGQLPQLVQEDMIAGLIMGSRLPSGWANAKEVVDFYDIKGDVEAVLGLAGALDQYQFIPHQHTALHPGQSAIIVRDGQDVGYIGALHPELAKMLDIDIPVYLFELSLSKMKLGNLPKFRELSRFPEVSRDLAILVDKSLIAEKCMATIKTAAGEYLTSVQLFDVYQGKGIDDNQKSIAVSLTWQHPERTLTDDEINTFLQNIIAVLEEQFNATLRK; this comes from the coding sequence ATGAAATTTAGTGAAAATTGGCTTCGTAGTTTAGTAAACCCTAATGTCTCTCAAGACGATTTAATTGCTCGTTTATCAATGGCTGGTCTAGAAGTAGATAGTGTTGAGCCTGTTGCACAGCAGTTCACTGGTGTTGTGGTCGGTGAGATTGTTAGTATTGAACAGCATCCTGACGCAGATAAATTACGTGTATGTCAGGTAACCAATGGTACTGAAACGTTGCAAGTAGTTTGTGGTGCGCCTAATGCTAGACAAGGTTTGAAAGTACCTTTCGCATTACTTGGTGCTAAATTACCCGGTGATTTTTCTATTAAAAAAGCTAAATTACGTGGTATAGAATCTAATGGTATGCTTTGTTCTGCCAAAGAACTTGGTGTGAGTGAGGACCATGCTGGATTGATGGAGTTGCCAGTAGATGCACCTGTAGGTAAAGATTTCCGCGAATATTTAAGCCTTGATGATATTGTGATTGAGGTTGATTTAACGCCTAATCGTGGTGATTGCTTATCTATGCGTGGTATAGCACGTGAAGTAGGTGCATTGTATAACACACCTGTTGCAGAGTTTGATACACATACAGTAGCGTCTACAATTAATGATCAAATTAGTATTGATGTAATGAATACTAATGGATGCCCACGCTATTTAGGACGTATTATTCGTAATGTAGATGTGACTAAACCAACCCCTATGTGGATGGTAGAGCGTTTACGTCGCTCAGGTATCCGTAGTATTGATGCGGTAGTGGATGTGACCAACTATGTAATGATTGAATTAGGCCAACCTATGCATGCGTTTGATCTAGCCGAAATAGATCAGGGTATTGTAGTACGTATGGCGTATGAAGATGAACAGTTAACATTACTGAATGAGCAACAAGTAAAATTACGTAATGATACATTGGTTATTGCCGATCATACTAAGCCTTTGGCTATTGCAGGAGTAATGGGGGGAGAACACAGTGGTATTAGTAATAAAACTAAGGATTTATTATTAGAGTCTGCATTCTTTGATATTATTACTATTGCAGGTAAAGCACGTTCTTATGGTTTACATACTGATGCCTCACAGCGTTATGAACGTGGTGTTGATTGGCAATTAGCTCGTCCTGCTATGGAGCGTGCAACCACTCTTTTATTAGAAATTATTGGTGGTGAAGCAGGACCTATTGTTGAAGCGGTAAGTGAGCAGAATTTACCAACCATTAATAGCGTAACATTACGTGCTGAGCGTATTGAGAAAGTATTAGGTATTGAGCTGACTAATCAAGAGGTAGAGCAATTACTTAAGCCTTTAGGGGTAACATTACAAGTCAAAGCCGAAGGTATATGGCAAGTAACAGTACCTAGCTATCGTTATGATCTAGCTATTGAAGAAGATTTAATTGAAGAAATTGCTCGTTTGTATGGTTATAATCGTTTACCGGTACGTTATCCACAAGCTCGTTTAGCACCACATGCTAATAAACAAGAAGCTGAAGTTAATAAAAAATCACTACGAGATTTATTGGTAGCGAGGGGCTATCAGGAAAGTATTACCTATAGTTTTATAGATCCTAAATTATTTAAATTGTTTAATCCAGAACATGAACCGTTAATGTTGGCTAATCCGATTTCTAATGATATGTCTGCTATGAGGGTATCCTTATGGCCAGGTCTTATTAAGACATTACAGCATAATTTGAATCGTCAACAAAATCGAGTTCGTATCTTTGAAATTGGCTTACGCTTTGAAGGTCAACTACCTCAGTTAGTACAAGAAGATATGATAGCTGGATTAATTATGGGGAGTCGTTTGCCATCAGGTTGGGCAAATGCTAAGGAAGTTGTTGATTTTTATGATATTAAAGGCGATGTTGAGGCTGTTTTAGGCTTGGCTGGTGCTTTAGATCAATATCAATTTATTCCACACCAACATACTGCCCTACATCCTGGACAAAGTGCTATAATAGTCCGTGATGGTCAAGATGTTGGTTATATTGGTGCACTTCATCCAGAATTGGCAAAAATGCTGGATATAGATATTCCAGTTTACTTATTTGAACTATCACTAAGTAAAATGAAACTGGGAAATTTACCAAAATTTAGAGAATTATCCCGTTTCCCTGAAGTCAGTCGCGATTTGGCTATTTTAGTAGACAAATCATTAATAGCAGAAAAATGTATGGCAACTATTAAGACGGCAGCAGGTGAGTATTTAACAAGTGTACAACTATTTGATGTTTATCAGGGAAAAGGCATTGATGATAATCAAAAGAGTATAGCTGTGAGCCTTACTTGGCAACATCCTGAGCGTACTTTAACTGATGATGAAATCAATACTTTCTTACAAAATATCATAGCTGTATTAGAAGAGCAGTTTAACGCTACGTTGAGGAAGTAA
- a CDS encoding integration host factor subunit alpha has product MSTLTKAEMAERLINELNLTKQEAKQLVEDFFEEMKESLANNISVKLSGFGNFELRNKNERPGRNPRTGEEVPITARRVVTFHPGQKLRARVESNIKQLTASLEK; this is encoded by the coding sequence ATGAGTACTTTAACCAAAGCGGAAATGGCCGAGCGCTTGATTAACGAGCTAAACTTGACGAAACAGGAAGCAAAACAATTAGTTGAAGATTTTTTTGAAGAAATGAAAGAGTCTCTTGCTAATAATATATCTGTTAAGTTATCAGGTTTTGGTAATTTTGAGCTACGTAATAAAAACGAAAGACCAGGACGTAATCCACGCACTGGCGAGGAAGTTCCAATTACTGCAAGACGAGTAGTTACCTTCCACCCTGGTCAAAAGCTTAGGGCTAGAGTAGAAAGCAATATAAAGCAGTTAACTGCGAGTTTAGAAAAATAG
- the crcB gene encoding fluoride efflux transporter CrcB encodes MLKAALIIGLGGGLGAILRWFFGLFLNSCFPTIPPGTLVANLLAGYLIGLFLVIFMNNPTIAPEWKLFIITGFLGGLSTFSTFSAEVTTLLQQGRILWAGAAVSIHVIGSIAMTLLGMATVTLFKFLLK; translated from the coding sequence ATGTTGAAAGCTGCTTTAATTATAGGTCTTGGCGGAGGGTTAGGTGCCATACTACGTTGGTTTTTTGGACTATTTTTAAACTCATGCTTTCCTACTATTCCTCCAGGCACATTAGTGGCCAATTTGTTAGCTGGCTACTTAATAGGTTTATTCCTTGTCATTTTTATGAATAATCCCACTATTGCACCTGAATGGAAATTATTTATTATCACTGGCTTTTTAGGTGGATTATCGACATTCTCTACTTTCTCGGCAGAGGTAACAACGTTACTTCAACAGGGCCGTATATTATGGGCAGGAGCTGCAGTATCTATTCATGTTATAGGTAGTATTGCAATGACTTTGTTGGGAATGGCTACAGTCACATTATTTAAATTTTTATTAAAATAA
- a CDS encoding M48 family metallopeptidase encodes MNFFKLQNKAKSQTFWLVILFCLGLIILPYIGAHIITFCIDFFTLPKNRSPATFPLVLKCLTVIIVMVSLYKYISLRQGGRVIAIALGGRLIDKRASNPNERRLLNVVEEMAIASSVPVPHVYILDEEIHINAFAAGHTINDAVIGVTRGTTELLTRDELQAVIAHEFSHILNGDMRLNLRFTAFLFGFIFISQAGFVLLRLGFGIGNKKGGGIIPHFLVLAVALLAAGFLGQLWARIMQAAVNRQREYLADASSVQFTRHGPALASALKKIGGSEGGATLETAMASSYNHFFFSQADTNLLATHPPLEKRIKRIEPWWQGGFIEVDFSKLIKKEEGEPQENSNIRDKKLTAAIAAGIAITGTDAIPYLKPVTLLNTNVTDKEQATAKLEAICHEPMDACYLMFAFLVDTIPSIRAKQFIAVKNTDLITDYYQTLSLIPKQKHLEFIEKAIPALKNLSEEQYKKFKTTLMHFIQADNEISLYEWLIYQLIIHQVDGQFNSKAIITSYNYSNLDQLRDEVAIMLSGIAHLTEDSDYQKRAFGLGSNVMGLYTIQLQEKPNISQLTTSLQKLQKATEPVRRKFLQGALRAIEQDQQVNMKETMFFRILSLCLDCPIPTLDCTVH; translated from the coding sequence ATGAATTTTTTTAAACTACAAAACAAAGCTAAAAGCCAAACATTTTGGCTCGTTATCCTATTCTGCCTAGGTTTAATTATCTTACCTTATATTGGTGCGCATATTATTACGTTTTGTATAGACTTCTTCACTTTACCTAAAAATCGCTCTCCTGCCACATTTCCATTGGTTCTAAAATGTTTAACCGTAATTATTGTAATGGTTTCTCTGTACAAATATATCTCTCTACGCCAAGGTGGTAGGGTTATTGCTATTGCTTTAGGTGGACGATTAATTGATAAAAGAGCATCCAATCCCAATGAACGTCGTTTATTAAACGTTGTAGAAGAAATGGCTATAGCCTCTAGCGTGCCAGTACCTCACGTTTACATATTGGATGAAGAAATTCATATTAATGCCTTTGCTGCTGGTCATACAATTAATGATGCAGTGATAGGCGTAACGAGGGGAACAACTGAATTATTAACTCGTGATGAGCTACAAGCTGTTATCGCTCACGAATTCAGTCATATTCTAAATGGTGATATGCGTTTAAATTTACGCTTTACCGCCTTTTTGTTTGGCTTTATCTTTATTAGTCAAGCTGGCTTTGTATTACTCAGATTAGGGTTTGGTATAGGTAATAAAAAAGGTGGTGGTATTATTCCACACTTCCTTGTTCTTGCTGTGGCATTGCTAGCAGCTGGCTTTTTAGGACAACTATGGGCCAGAATTATGCAGGCTGCTGTTAATAGACAACGTGAGTATTTAGCAGATGCTTCCTCTGTACAATTTACGCGTCATGGACCTGCTCTAGCATCAGCCTTAAAGAAAATTGGTGGTTCTGAAGGTGGTGCTACACTAGAAACAGCTATGGCCAGTAGTTATAACCATTTTTTCTTTAGTCAAGCAGATACTAACCTCTTAGCCACTCACCCCCCTTTGGAAAAACGTATTAAACGGATTGAACCTTGGTGGCAAGGTGGCTTTATAGAAGTCGACTTTAGTAAACTTATTAAAAAAGAAGAAGGTGAACCACAAGAAAACAGCAATATTAGAGATAAAAAACTAACTGCTGCTATTGCTGCAGGTATAGCTATTACAGGAACAGACGCAATTCCTTATTTAAAACCTGTTACCCTATTAAATACTAATGTAACAGATAAAGAACAAGCCACTGCCAAATTAGAAGCAATTTGCCATGAGCCAATGGATGCGTGTTATCTAATGTTTGCGTTCCTTGTGGATACTATTCCATCAATTCGTGCAAAACAATTTATAGCTGTTAAGAACACTGATTTAATTACAGACTACTATCAAACTCTATCACTTATTCCTAAACAAAAACATTTAGAGTTTATCGAAAAGGCAATTCCTGCTTTAAAAAATTTATCTGAAGAACAATATAAAAAATTCAAAACTACTTTGATGCATTTTATTCAAGCAGATAATGAAATTTCTTTATATGAATGGCTAATCTATCAACTTATTATTCACCAAGTGGATGGACAATTTAATTCTAAGGCAATTATCACCTCTTATAATTATAGCAATTTAGACCAACTTAGAGATGAAGTCGCTATAATGTTAAGCGGTATAGCTCATTTAACAGAAGATTCAGATTATCAGAAGCGTGCTTTTGGGTTAGGCTCTAATGTCATGGGACTGTATACCATTCAACTACAAGAAAAACCCAATATAAGCCAATTAACAACAAGCCTACAAAAACTACAGAAAGCGACAGAACCTGTTCGTAGAAAATTTTTACAAGGCGCATTACGTGCTATTGAGCAAGATCAGCAAGTGAATATGAAAGAAACCATGTTCTTTCGTATTTTATCCCTTTGTTTAGATTGCCCGATACCAACATTGGATTGTACAGTCCATTAA
- a CDS encoding M48 family metallopeptidase has protein sequence MDFFGQQDKAKTKTFLLVSLFIIGLALLSIVTTFAINLVLVATLDTRPTDYISYWPILGAIVGITLLVTFFKHLSLRAGGKVVAEALGGRLITRSTHNTNEKRLLNLVDEMAIAARLPAPPVYLLDNEPNINAFAAGFTPNNAVIGITKGSLELLTRDELQAVIGHEFSHILNGDMRINLRFTAMIFGFLYITQAASIIMRVGRHLRLSGSNNKNAGAVIAAVFLISIILYIAGWLTSLWARVMQAAINRQREYLADAASVQFTRHGEALASALKKIGGSASGSTLQTSSAQSYNHFFFGQADEHLLATHPSLRKRILRLDPRWDGEFIIPIRIDLEPKTEDQTEKSKETITKENIVKAITTGAAISMGLPTATESTYAKNSSEEQTPLVKIEAICREPVGACYLIFAFLLDNNPDNQSKQVSLINNTDLLNTCTELLATIPNTQHLAFIEKAIVTIKTLSPEQYQNFKKIMMQLISTNGDISLHEWLVYQLVTHQIEYLPSSEIKYHSLDQLKEEITTLLSAMAYLSPTNNTIKSSFGMGANIMGLYTIHLQPNPPITELSSCLQKLQLSSTSVRYKFLQGILKAIQQDKTITVDEATFFRILSLCLDCPMEPNDATSSVG, from the coding sequence ATGGACTTTTTTGGCCAGCAAGATAAAGCAAAAACAAAAACGTTTTTGCTTGTATCTTTGTTTATTATAGGCCTTGCTCTACTCTCCATCGTAACAACCTTTGCCATTAATCTTGTATTAGTGGCTACTTTAGATACTCGTCCAACCGATTATATTTCATATTGGCCAATACTGGGAGCTATTGTAGGGATTACTTTATTAGTTACTTTTTTCAAACACCTTAGTTTACGGGCAGGCGGCAAAGTTGTAGCTGAAGCATTAGGTGGCCGATTAATAACTAGAAGTACCCACAACACAAATGAAAAACGTTTATTAAATCTTGTTGATGAAATGGCAATTGCGGCAAGATTACCTGCACCACCCGTCTATTTACTAGATAATGAACCTAATATTAATGCTTTTGCTGCCGGCTTTACTCCCAATAATGCTGTTATTGGTATTACCAAAGGCTCACTTGAACTATTAACTCGAGATGAATTACAAGCGGTAATTGGCCATGAGTTTAGCCATATCTTAAATGGTGATATGCGGATTAATTTACGCTTTACTGCCATGATTTTTGGTTTCCTTTATATCACGCAAGCTGCCTCAATAATCATGAGGGTAGGCCGACACTTAAGACTTTCTGGATCAAATAATAAAAATGCTGGCGCTGTTATCGCCGCAGTTTTCTTAATAAGCATTATTTTATATATAGCTGGCTGGCTTACTTCGCTGTGGGCTAGAGTAATGCAAGCGGCTATTAATAGACAGCGTGAATACTTGGCTGACGCAGCCTCTGTACAATTCACAAGGCATGGAGAAGCTTTAGCTTCTGCCCTTAAAAAAATTGGTGGTAGTGCTTCAGGATCAACTTTACAGACCTCCTCTGCTCAAAGTTATAACCATTTCTTTTTTGGTCAAGCAGACGAACACCTATTAGCAACTCATCCATCTTTAAGAAAACGCATTTTACGCTTAGATCCTCGTTGGGATGGTGAGTTTATAATACCTATAAGAATAGATTTAGAACCCAAAACAGAAGATCAAACAGAAAAATCTAAAGAAACTATAACTAAAGAAAATATTGTTAAAGCCATTACCACAGGTGCGGCTATCTCTATGGGATTGCCAACTGCAACAGAATCAACATATGCTAAAAATAGCAGCGAAGAACAAACACCATTAGTAAAAATCGAAGCTATATGCCGAGAACCAGTAGGTGCTTGCTACTTAATTTTTGCTTTTTTATTAGATAACAACCCTGATAACCAATCTAAACAAGTTTCATTAATTAACAACACAGATTTACTCAATACTTGCACTGAGCTATTAGCAACTATTCCTAATACTCAACATTTAGCTTTTATTGAAAAAGCTATTGTTACGATAAAAACATTATCTCCAGAACAGTACCAAAATTTCAAAAAGATAATGATGCAACTGATTAGTACAAATGGTGATATTTCACTACATGAATGGTTAGTTTATCAATTAGTTACTCATCAGATAGAGTACTTGCCCTCTTCTGAAATAAAGTATCATTCATTAGATCAATTGAAAGAAGAAATAACAACGCTATTATCTGCGATGGCTTACTTATCGCCCACAAACAATACTATCAAGTCTTCTTTTGGTATGGGGGCGAATATTATGGGATTGTATACTATTCATTTACAACCCAACCCACCTATTACTGAATTATCAAGCTGTTTACAGAAACTACAGCTATCTTCTACCTCTGTTCGTTATAAATTTTTGCAGGGTATATTAAAAGCTATTCAACAAGATAAAACCATTACTGTAGATGAAGCTACATTTTTCAGAATTTTATCACTTTGTTTAGATTGCCCAATGGAGCCTAATGATGCTACCTCATCAGTTGGCTAA
- a CDS encoding LemA family protein codes for MKFLVILVVIVIVVVGGIAYLYNQLVSLKEQFKNAFSQIDIQLKRRYDLIPNLVETAKAYLKHESETLTKVTEARNSALAALKAASANPDSQATINALNGAERQLSQALTSFNLQMEAYPELKANENMLQLSEELSSTENRIAFARQAYNDSVMAYNIQRKSFPTNFFAVSFGHPTDAVLLSFEDAKEIQTAPKVSF; via the coding sequence ATGAAATTTCTTGTTATCTTAGTCGTTATTGTAATCGTTGTTGTTGGTGGTATTGCTTATCTTTACAACCAATTGGTTAGCTTAAAAGAGCAATTTAAAAATGCCTTTTCACAAATTGATATCCAATTAAAACGTCGTTATGATCTTATTCCTAACTTAGTGGAAACAGCAAAAGCTTATTTAAAGCATGAGAGTGAAACCTTGACCAAGGTTACAGAAGCTCGCAACAGTGCTTTAGCTGCACTCAAAGCGGCCTCTGCCAATCCTGACAGCCAAGCAACTATCAACGCTTTAAATGGTGCTGAGCGTCAGCTTTCACAGGCATTAACTAGCTTCAATTTACAAATGGAAGCTTACCCTGAACTAAAAGCAAATGAAAATATGCTACAACTTTCTGAAGAACTCTCTTCTACAGAAAACCGTATTGCTTTTGCTAGACAAGCTTATAACGATTCCGTAATGGCTTACAATATTCAACGTAAATCATTCCCTACTAACTTTTTTGCTGTTAGTTTTGGTCATCCTACAGATGCAGTTCTGCTATCTTTTGAAGATGCAAAAGAAATTCAAACTGCACCTAAAGTTAGCTTCTAA
- a CDS encoding 2-hydroxyacid dehydrogenase, which translates to MPSTIIKAVYLDGASLQADKQIFTPLINLFSEWQCHPQTKPSEIIERLQGAHVVICNKSPISQEVIEACPELRLILVTATGTNNVDLIAAKQHNITVCNCRGYGTEAVSQHTLMLMLALATRLIDYNNAVAAGEWQQSTNFCLMNYPIIELAGKTLGIIGYGELGQAVAKLAEAFGMKVLIGQIPNRPIRNNTIPLSELLPQVDVLTLHCPLTEDTKNLLAEKELRLMKKEALLINAARGGIINEQDLASVLKSGHLGGAATDVLTVEPPKEGNPLLDPSIPRLIITPHCAWATKEAQQRIVEQVTENTKAFLAGNPIRTV; encoded by the coding sequence ATGCCTTCCACAATAATTAAAGCTGTTTATTTAGATGGTGCTAGCTTACAAGCGGATAAACAAATATTCACCCCCTTAATAAATTTATTTAGTGAATGGCAATGCCACCCACAAACGAAACCCTCAGAAATTATTGAACGTTTACAAGGTGCACACGTTGTCATCTGTAACAAATCGCCGATCTCTCAAGAAGTAATAGAAGCCTGCCCAGAACTTAGACTGATTTTGGTAACAGCTACAGGCACTAATAATGTTGACTTGATAGCAGCCAAACAACATAACATCACTGTATGCAATTGCCGAGGTTATGGCACAGAAGCTGTTAGCCAACATACACTAATGTTAATGCTAGCATTAGCCACACGCCTTATTGACTATAATAATGCTGTAGCAGCTGGTGAATGGCAGCAGTCTACTAATTTTTGCCTAATGAATTATCCTATTATAGAGTTAGCAGGTAAAACATTAGGCATTATAGGCTATGGTGAACTAGGTCAAGCTGTTGCTAAACTAGCAGAGGCTTTTGGCATGAAAGTCTTAATTGGGCAAATCCCCAATCGCCCTATACGCAACAATACTATTCCTTTATCCGAACTACTACCTCAAGTAGATGTACTTACTTTGCACTGCCCGCTTACAGAAGACACTAAAAACTTATTAGCAGAAAAAGAATTACGCTTAATGAAAAAAGAGGCCTTACTGATTAATGCGGCAAGAGGTGGCATTATCAATGAGCAAGATTTAGCTAGTGTACTAAAAAGTGGTCATCTAGGTGGAGCAGCTACTGATGTATTAACCGTAGAACCCCCCAAAGAGGGAAATCCACTCCTCGATCCCAGTATTCCAAGATTAATTATTACTCCACACTGTGCTTGGGCTACAAAAGAAGCACAACAACGAATAGTCGAACAAGTGACAGAAAATACTAAAGCTTTTTTAGCAGGCAATCCTATCCGTACTGTATAA